The proteins below come from a single Cannabis sativa cultivar Pink pepper isolate KNU-18-1 chromosome 3, ASM2916894v1, whole genome shotgun sequence genomic window:
- the LOC133036247 gene encoding uncharacterized protein LOC133036247, giving the protein MGVGLDEQVGTNVDDERVGIEFHHSDEFDAPFYNNDPVVDLGVDDDVATDVPPLRMELTPSNQVKRQRRPPRSENRQTPGTSSDRPCPSIVLLEDIEENNVYTTSLSGTPSGEIYLGKLYKNKEELKNVVGRYALKNNFEWMVSKSGTDVFYVTCKDENCKWRLRGKKKALCDMFEATVFHNEHTCNLGSRHSDHRQAAPWVIGHIIKNKYTSDGSNYKAKDIQRDMFDEYGIKMSYEKAWRCREKAVMYKRGTPAESYTKLYGYFYMLEQKNPGTITDIVSEDNRFKYCFWSLDACRKGFKFCRPVISIDGTFLKTKYGGTLLVAVAYDANNQLFPVAFAIVDSENHDSWKYFLRKLKEAIGEVENLMFISDRHQSIGHAVDVVFPEACHWACFKHITMNVNHKFKTDVCNKQIWLAAYAWNKTECDRHFEVLKQMDPAIATYVEQIGFEKWARPYCPGDRYNIMTSNAAESFNKVTEEFRKYPVTILVDFIRFTLQNWFASRLEKASKCATPFATTFENDLKDQHKDGMFRSVLRNGAQLFNVGTSPQGERGGDVNLVERTCTCGLFQTLKIPCPHACAAAVSQNVSVYTLCSPYYTKETWKKTYDATINIVGEEDEWVPPEHIKNIRIGVPVEKKPVGRPRKSNAGRRPTKRRPSSGQVVVEPRHCLLCHGSGHNRATCKARV; this is encoded by the exons ATGGGGGTTGGTTTGGACGAGCAAGTTGGCACTAATGTAGATGATGAGAGAGTGGGTATCGAATTTCATCATTCAGATGAGTTCGATGCTCCCTTTTACAACAATGATCCTGTGGTTGATTTGGGTGTGGATGATGATGTGGCTACAGATGTACCTCCCCTGAGGATGGAACTAACTCCAAGCAACCAAGTAAAGCGACAAAGAAGACCCCCCCGTAGTGAGAATCGCCAAACACCAGGAACTAGTAGCGATCGGCCGTGTCCTTCGATAGTGCTCCT GGAAGACATAGAGGAAAATAATGTGTATACAACATCTCTTAGTGGTACGCCTTCAGGGGAGATATATCTTGGCAAGTTGTACAAAAACAAGGAAGAATTGAAGAATGTAGTGGGTAGGTATgcactgaaaaataattttgagtggATGGTAAGTAAGTCTGGCACTGATGTGTTTTACGTTACTTGTAAGGATGaaaattgtaaatggagattaaGGGGGAAGAAGAAGGCACTTTGTGACATGTTTGAGGCTACTGTGTTTCACaacgaacacacatgtaacttggGTTCTAGACATTCTGATCACCGGCAAGCAGCACCGTGGGTCATTGGTCACattattaagaacaagtacacaTCAGATGGATCTAACTACAAAGCaaaagacatacagagggatATGTTTGATGAATATGGCATCAAGATGAGTtatgagaaagcttggagatGTAGAGAGAAGGCAGTTATGTACAAGAGGGGTACTCCAGCAGAATCTTATACGAAATTATATGGTTACTTCTAcatgctggaacagaagaatccaggCACTATTACTGACATTGTCAGCGAGGATAACcggttcaagtactgtttcTGGTCACTCGATGCTTGTAGGAAGGGATTTAAGTTTTGTCGTCCTGTGATTAGTATCGACGGAACattcttgaagacgaagtatGGAGGAACACTGTTAGTTGCTGTTGCGTACGATGCAAACAACCAATTGTTTCCGGTAGCCTTTGCAATTGTTGACAGTGAGAATCATGACTCTTGGAAGTATTTCTTGCGGAAGTTGAAGGAAGCCATTGGTGAGGTTGAAAATCTTATGTTCAtatcggataggcatcaaagcattggaCATGCTGTTGATGTTGTTTTCCCAGAAGCATGCCACTGGGCATGCTTCAAGCATATTACTATGAATGTCAATCACAAGTTTAAGACTGATGTatgcaacaagcaaatatgGCTTGCAGCTTACGCATGGAACAAGACGGAATGTGATAGGCATTTTGAGGTGCTGAAACAGATGGACCCTGCCATTGCTACATACGTCGAGCAAATAGGGTTTGAAAAGTGGGCTCGTCCTTATTGTCCAGGCGATCGATACAACATAATGACAAGCAACGCTGCCGAAAGCTTCAACAAGGTGACAGAAGAATTCAGAAAATATCCAGTAACTATTTTGGTTGACTTCATCAGGTTCACACTTCAAAATTGGTTTGCTTCTCGTCTCGAAAAGGCTAGTAAGTGCGCTACTCCTTTCGCTACTACTTTTGAAAATGATTTAAAGGATCAACATAAAGATGGTATGTTCAGGAGTGTCCTTCGTAATGGTGCCCAATTGTTCAACGTTGGTACGAGTCCTCAAGGTGagagaggtggtgatgtgaactTAGTGGAGAGAACATGCACTTGCGGACTTTTCCAAACGCTCAAAATCCCTTGTCCCCATGCATGTGCCGCAGCAGTTAGTCAGAATGTGAGCGTGTACACACTTTGCTCTCCATATTACACTAAAGAAACGTGGAAGAAGACCTACGATGCCACAATTAATATTGTTGGCGAGGAGGATGAGTGGGTACCACCGGAACATATCAAGAACATAAGAATCGGGGTACCAGTGGAGAAAAAACCAGTAGGTCGGCCTAGGAAGAGCAATGCAGGTAGAAGACCGACGAAGCGTCGACCGTCTAGTGGTCAGGTGGTAGTGGAACCTCGTCATTGTTTGCTATGTCACGGTTCAGGGCACAACAGAGCTACATGCAAAGCTCGAGTTTGA
- the LOC133036248 gene encoding uncharacterized protein LOC133036248, which yields MQMAPELILPVSEHFPGRITYRGNGYFASIKAKFEAFNLTQKVKETPFGVFRNASDLKFSGVIVHQLLLRKKKVSEAKNDEVWFYVGKTEARFGRSEFGLITGLKMSGGPSSEELTAQCDSDRILRDYLNNSKRVTFKTLWLAFEACDVADDVYKLGLCAFVEGVLLSRAEGVYIWTDMLKLVENEDKFFEYPWGLLSYQKLLSSTTKNMQQLRQNYMDKNDKTKKKHKKEKKVTQPEAKYNVYGYAPALQYWAFEAMQVLGKKYGQCKGTRFPRMLNWSTPDTVTKHDVKQADVAALFEKRMVVLQILYPRNWEVDYWKDNCEGEVPTVEMGLDEVEETQAGAQDSTAFETQAQRVAEYVERSKIIPPSPPKETANASTSATVPPTPATVPPSSAPPNDSDYLLLAKRLEKVEAQQLAILTAQTEMKADFKRSQKEMKNLIMDQIATVISLLQKQPSEPTQPSGPAQQSDPTHPSDMAEPLQTVHPSPPTYDDDDDVYPEDWQPDVCDVPSTPANAIVISLGDTESQDVEELQGPPDGVEFCRLRRKRKPVFLNDYTAGKKKQRHGPVVVDTLKPADPRLLKFFQKWITYARDNGRPRDVHTGEATRSWFVKLMVLNEWLDDDYCAMFVRLCETILVISLCDFGDFLCDFYAISFLLFSFGTQQIDAMAHLLRRRRTLYPEVYTQKGVVLDTSAPQFFSMFWNMYEGDKSKMKWDEGVMSYVQGIPHRYLPCWENQDYIYFVLHLPKERHWVAVEVDIDNWEIIVYDSDIGATVEAAMESYLKPYSELFANLIRASGYFQYNNYVHPVELGDLN from the exons ATGCAGATGGCTCCAGAACTTATTCTCCCAGTGTCAGAGCACTTTCCAGGGCGTATAACATACAGAGGGAACGGATATTTTGCATCAATCAAGGCTAAATTTGAAGCTTTTAACTTGACTCAGAAGGTGAAGGAGACGCCCTTTGGTGTTTTTCGGAATGCCAGCGATTTGAAATTCAGTGGGGTTATTGTGCATCAACTGTtactaaggaagaagaaagtgaGTGAAGCCAAAAACGATGAAGTGTGGTTTTACGTGGGTAAAACCGAAGCTAGATTTGGGCGCTCTGAGTTCGGTTTGATCACAGGCTTAAAGATGAGCGGTGGTCCTTCGTCAGAAGAATTGACTGCACAGTGTGATTCTGATCGGATCTTGCGAGACTATCTCAACAACTCAAAAAGGGTGACCTTTAAAACCCTTTGGCTAGCGTTTGAGGCATGCGATGTGGCTGACGATGTATACAAGTTGGGGTTGTGTGCATTTGTCGAAGGTGTTCTGCTGTCACGGGCCGAGGGTGTGTATATCTGGACAGATATGCTAAAGTTGGTAGAAAATGAAGACAAGTTCTTCGAGTATCCTTGGGGTCTTCTTTCTTATCAGAAGTTGTTGTCTTCCACAACTAAGAATATGCAACAACTTAGGCAAAACTACATGGATAAGAACGATAAGACCAAGAAGAAACACAAGAAGGAGAAAAAGGTTACTCAACCTGAAGCGAAGTACAACGTGTACGGATATGCTCCTGCGCTGCAATATTGGGCATTTGAGGCCATGCAAGTTTTGGGGAAGAAGTATGGCCAGTGCAAAGGGACTCGATTCCCTCGAATGTTGAACTGGAGCACCCCCGACACAGTCACGAAACATGATGTGAAGCAAGCTGATGTGGCTGCACTCTTTGAGAAAAGG ATGGTTGTGCTTCAAATTTTGTATCCTCGGAATTGGGAGGTTGATTACTGGAAGGACAATTGTGAGGGTGAGGTCCCCACAGTGGAAATGGGGTTGGATGAGGTCGAAGAAACACAAGCCGGGGCGCAAGATTCGACCGCATTCGAGACCCAAGCCCAACGCGTGGCAGAATATGTGGAAAGGTCCAAAATTATTCCACCATCCCCACCCAAGGAAACAGCAAACGCCTCCACATCTGCTACTGTGCCCCCAACCCCTGCCACTGTGCCCCCAAGCTCTGCTCCACCCAATGACTCCGACTACCTCTTGTTGGCTAAGAGATTGGAGAAGGTAGAAGCGCAACAACTTGCGATTCTCACTGCCCAGACTGAGATGAAGGCTGACTTCAAGAGAAGTCAGAAAGAGATGAAGAATCTTATCATGGATCAAATTGCGACCGTGATAAGTTTGTTACAGAAGCAGCCTTCGGAGCCGACACAACCATCAGGGCCGGCACAGCAATCAGACCCCACACATCCATCCGACATGGCAGAGCCATTACAGACGGTACATCCATCACCGCCGacatatgatgatgatgatgatgtctaCCCAGAAGATTGGCAACCTGACGTATGTGACGTTCCTTCTACTCCTGCAAACGCCATTGTCATTTCGCTGGGTGATACAGAATCTCAGGATGTGGAAGAGTTGCAGGGGCCACCAGATGGGGTGGAGTTCTGTAGGCTTAGGCGAAAGCGGAAGCCTGTTTTCTTGAATGACTACACAGCTGGGAAGAAGAAACAACGACATGGGCCCGTGGTAGTAGACACACTGAAACCGGCGGACCCCCGGCTGTTAAAATTTTTCCAGAAGTGGATTACTTATGCTAGGGACAATGGCCGTCCTAGGGATGTTCACACTGGCGAAGCCACTAGATCCTGGTTCGTGAAGTTGATGGTGCTGAACGAATGGCTCGACGATGAT TACTGTGCGATGTTTGTGCGATTATGTGAAACAATTTTGGTGATTTCTTTGTGCGATTTTGGCGATTTTTTGTGCGACTTTTATGCGATTTCTTTCTTACTATTTTCTTTTGGAACACAACAAATTGATGCCATGGCGCACTTATTGAGAAGAAGACGGACCCTGTACCCAGAAGTCTACACCCAAAAAGGTGTAGTTTTGGACACATCTGCTCCACAGTTCTTTTCCATGTTTTGGAATATGTATGAGGGTGACAAGAGCAAGATGAAATGGGATGAGGGCGTTATGAGTTACGTGCAGGGGATACCGCACAGATACTTGCCATGTTGGGAGAACCAGGATTACATATACTTCGTGTTGCACCTTCCCAAAGAGCGCCACTGGGTGGCAGTTGAGGTGGATATCGACAACTGGGAGATCATTGTATATGATTCTGACATCGGTGCCACCGTTGAGGCAGCCATGGAGTCATATTTGAAGCCTTACAGCGAGCTCTTTGCGAATCTAATTCGAGCTAGCGGTTATTTCCAATACAACAATTATGTACATCCGGTGGAGTTGGGCGATCTCAATTAG